Genomic DNA from Pectinophora gossypiella unplaced genomic scaffold, ilPecGoss1.1 Pgos_30, whole genome shotgun sequence:
GATGACCCTCTGCGCACGTTCAGCTTTTATGAGATGAGTCTTAGCTGCACCTCCCCAAAAGGAAATACAGTAAGTCAAGACAGACTGACCAAGGGCATAGTAGACCATTCTCATAACATCTGCATCCACCACATGTCGAAGCTGTTTAAAAATGAAAGTGAGTTTTCTTACCCTAGCCGATAAAAGATTGAGATGTTGTTGAAAATTGAGATTAGTATCAATTTCAACCCCGAGGTACCTAATGCTAGACACCGTATCCAAGTATGTTTCACTGTTAGTTAGGGGGCAAGTGATTGTGATTCTTGGTTGATTAGTTTGCTGAACATTCCATTTTCGTATTGAAAAAGGAACCACTTTAGTCTTTTCAACATTTAATGTCAGCAGGTTGTCATTTAACCACGCCCGGACTGTATCAAAGCCCTTTTGTGCAGATTTATATGCAGTCACCCAACTCTCTCCAGTAAACAGTAACACTGTATCATCGGCGTATGTTATAACTTTGCAATTTTCTAGCTTTAAATTACAAAGACTATTTATGTACGTTAGGAATAGTGTAGGTCCCAATATGCTGTAAGATATTTTAGTTAAgatttgttttaataatgtaaataaacagtttttactTAAGAATTgcacttttatttttagtaactccccatgtagtaagaccacggtaacatgatcattaactaacatacagatacctggatatacataaagctgcctcaggtacatgctctataaataaaacaaccattgaaataataaataataagtatattggttacttactctaaatttccaaaacgcacgcgtgctcaaacacaagtgtacacgtgttcaaaatggtacgtctgccttcgatgcgtgctcgaatcaaaaaagccccaatgaaagacaaacacgcctttttataccctttctcctagtgttgccatatgaaggcaacacaaattcgcacaaaattacagaaaacctaacattcgtccatcctgacgtcgtgcatgtcctcatgcacgtagacaaaacgtctaatgttcaaacctaacattcggcgggccaagtgattccacactcatcgagaacagttacaaagcttcacttaaaatctaaaagtacaacgacatgtaatcacatttacggggtgaaacatcagctcttctttctaatcattaaagctattcaagttgtcaatagttcgcaaacccttccttctcacgaaccattgcaaagcaattgagtgtgaaccttctttctcacacttgtaattatcgtatacaaaccttccttcttatatacgataattaaaataatcataatataaagctactcaagttgtcaatagttcgcaaacccttccttctcacgaactattgcaaagcaattgagtgtgaaccttctttctcacacttgtaactatcgtatacaaacctttccttcttatatacgataattaaaataatcattgtaactatcgtatacaaacccttccttcttatatacgataattaaaataatcataatattataaagctattcaagttggcaatagttcgcaaacccttctttctcacgaactattgcaaagcaattgagtgtgaaccttctttctcacacttgtaactatcgtatacaaacccttccttcttatatacgataattaaaataatcataacattataaagctattcaagttggcaatagttcgcaaacccttctttctcacgaactattgcaaagcaattgagtgtgaaccttctttctcacacttgtaaccatcgtatacaaacccttccttcttatatacgataattaaaataattgtgaaccctcctcacaaaattgaaagtcaccttaactaaatagctatgagccctccttctcaagctattactaaatacacatcttacagtttcatccaacaaacagtacctctacttactttcttttgattgtatataataatgacacaatcagtcatcttcatcactactttctttatcatcattaacgtgaatccagggtgacattcgatttgttaaatgaagtagtcatcaatcccaacaaattcaaactcaaaaatatgtttattcagtaggtaacattgttacactttgaatcgtcaatttttacatctttaagggattcccgaactgacaataaagtataattttgcgtttcgcatactatttcgttcaacataggattaatttccgcatccatctgaagtccaaacattacctcagtccgtcccgttgtcttccgacgggtgttgttcatgccccattggactctacctatcttgtcatcccagacgttcttgtcaaaattaagattttgcgcagttaacgaccctaacatcgtgcgattacactgctctacttgtccattggacctaggacttgcaactgcgttcaacacgtgtctaatacctttatccgagcaaaacgtttgaacacgtacgatgtgaagcaAGTACTGCGGTCGCTAATcattcgatctgggtttctgaatgtatagaaaatatcttctaattctcgcgttgttgtaactgtttttggtatttctgactggcctgataaatttagatttcgtaaaggcatctacgactaccaataggtaagagttttcctctctttgatcgcacaaaaaggtccaaggtgattgatgtacagggtgtgaaaaggcacctcgacttttcgtttacgtggaataggccctcatttgaattagttttctgttatgtactttaacccatctgcatcaatatcagtggtaagaaattcccgaatgcgacccagttcactatcacctaattgaagagtctacaacctgtccccctcattgattgacataaccgtcgggtaaagaccagcgtcaatttccattgaactaagatcctcaattgggttccgaaatagaaggtccacgtgcgacattttcgtgccagcacgatattcaaaaagcaaaaacagccaccagcgggcaatacgtctaaccaaatcacgtttggaaagcatggagcgcaacgcactacaatcggccatgattttgaaattctgacccagatatacccgaaacttttgagcgaacttactatagcaagagtctcaagtttataaaccttttctcttctggagatgtctggcgactatagtacgctacgggatggtaggtgtcgtttccattacgtcgctgcatcaatattccactgacgcccacttcactggcgtcagtgtgcaactgtgtttcggcggtcggatcgtaaatggctaagattggcctatctatcagactactcttgagatcaacaaatgcggcttcatgttcctcagtccaacaccattccacatccttcttgagcaacttattcaacggatgtgataaagacgcgtaattccttataaattttccgaaaatatcctactagtcccagaaattggcggacggaatgtggactggtgggacgaggaacatcaaacactgactgtgtctttttgtcagccggccgcaccctagtagcgctaatatcataacccaaatagttaataattctgctgtaagaaattacattttgccaaattcagagttaggcttgccttttctatcaactgtaaagccctttcttacctatccaaacactcttctacatccttttcgtaagttaatacgtcatcgatgtaagcagtagcttctgagaacctagcggaaaccaataccttattcatcagcctttgaaatacagctggttcgttagccaacccaaacggcatacgattaaattcatattggtcgtctggggtgataaaggaagttaagggtttcgattcttctgcaataggcacctggtagtatccagatgccagatccaaagttataaagtaggcctgccccactaatcgagcaatctcgtcttcaatcactgccatcacgtaccttatcttaactgtcattgaattcagaaacctataatcaacacagagcctttgtttaccgtccttcttacgaaccaacataattggactcgcatattccgatacaatttctcgtacaatccccgaattcatcatctcaccaaccatttctcttacttgttgtcgttccttgtgcgacaatatgtaaggccggtaaaccacaggacgctcaatattcaattcaattttcatttcagtcatatttgtacatcccaactcctctaatgattacgcgaagcaatgcttgtattcgttcaaaatgttaaaatagacgtcgtttatgtggctcttcaagcgtttttgctaaagttaacatctttaggttctatacctaaatgctcgccaacgaggtctgtgggtgatgtacaaatatgattgacaatctgaactctatttcatctacctataatatcaccttcatcaatataacaaaagctgacaatggggtaatatgaacaaagagctgaccttcctctactttgtataacccgccggctatcgtgaattctcggtttggcttccccacgactcttccgctaagcctaacatatcaattaatcacaacatcagtacgagctctgataatcgcctctccactcaatcttgcgcgtgaagcggagacgacctttacactcgcagtatcaccactaccaccgttagcaaaagggaattcatcatcataataaaacctcaattcgttggcattcttgaataccagcacctgcttctgttcggtgaaggactgtcctactaatatcggacaattgagcagattactgtcaaccacgtgacacaaaacatccgcactaacaccgtcgatgcataaattaacctgtgtcctgcccatggacaaaataaaattactaccaaaacttttaatggagtcgggggttgaccacaagtctaccccaaaatcagtgtcgttgtttgttttatgagcgaaatttcgctaccgaaatctataaacgatatcatagagatgtcatttaccctaactgtattgaaatattttgagcccgacttagaggtaagtatgcgcatgattttaggaatgttacctagattatcacggttttcaaaaaaaaagggactctgcaagtttccattttatgactgaacctacgacatcctgtacattggaccagaggtttggggcatttaagatacgggtaacctttttccctacagttaaaacaaaataatttgtaacttgaatttttttgaagtcttaactgatttatccctattgtcattattacttcccgctgtggattcagtcgactactttgttttattaaaatgaaagcgatcaggcggcggttggttctccttattactcatcagaaaatggagttgatcaggctgcgtacatcgtaacgcttatcgccGGATCTAATtatcttgtcacttaatccgtggataatgcagtccacggctcgtttcccttcgatgtcacaccggttcacgatggctaattcttcataataataaacctctagcggttcaccaaacctactctttcgcctaagcgtatcctccagggattggccataatcatgttcaaaaggaaatgcgtctaaccacttttgctgccattctgcccagctgtacaaaatagaattgaagctttcataccaaactttggccaactcctgcagtttctgcattgcgaagtggataacggttgttctcatcccatccgtaaacagtggcacactcattaactttctttaaccaagtatcaatcttttgacttttcgatgagggtccaaattcgggtaacatggttcataatactactggaaggatgtgatgtggcgactgctgtcggattaggttaagatcttaagttaactaatgattcaacaatattaagaacatctttagatgaaaatgtagggctatctgacctttctattcccttagctgccgacgaacgtcgcacctcctgcccttcgccgcgacgtcgttggctgtgtcgctcgttgtgccgacgcgtgaagcgacgtctctctccggctgcactcccggctctctctccggctgcgctcccggctcggctcggctcggctcggctcggctcggctcggctcggctcggctcgtctcggctcgtctcggctcgtctcggctcgtctcggctcggctcgtctcggctcgtctcggctcatctcggctcgtctcggctcgtctcggctcggctcggctcgtctcggctcgtctcggctcgtctcggctcgtctcggctcggctcggctcggctcggctcggctcggctcggctcgtcagtcgtcttcgtggaacgatctcgtcttcaagaggcataatctggaactcgaaaacattggaacatgtaaatattcttcagataaccctatatgtatatatttatacagatatatttccaaagtaaaatatctcaaaaacggtgtatcctgattaacaaatatggatacgatcccacttctgaaatgtagtaagaccacggtaacatgatcattaactaacatacagatacctggatatacataaagctgcctcaggtacatgctctataaataaaacaaccattgaaataataaataataagtatattggttacttactctaaatttccaaaacgcacgcgtgctcaaacacaagtgtacacgtgttcaaaatggtacgtctgccttcgatgcgtgctcgaatcaaaaaagccccaatgaaagacaaacacgcctttttataccctttctcctagtgttgccatatgaaggcaacacaaattcgcacaaaattacagaaaacctaacaccCACATGTACATAGCTTACGTATACAATCTCACACACGACATAGAcaaagtttttttatatttttatcagcaATCTTACAAGCAAATGTTTGAAATTATTCTTCCAACACTCCCTCTTAATTTGTGtacatttgttttgtattaagtTTCAATTTTACAAAGTACAATTCTTttcttttacaattttaaatgaACTATTAATGAATTTAACATGTTTAACAATtttaagtttacatttttttatataatattaagtttACAGTTTTTAACTTTTTGCAATATTAAAGTTTAAGACTTGAATTTTTACAATCTTaagtttaatatataatatttgaaacaaatttattaaattttgtctCATTCAAAGGCTTAGTAAATAAGTCTGCAATCTGATCATTTGTTGGACAATAGAATATACTCAAATCACCATTTAATACTCTTTCATGAATGAATTTATATCGAACGTCAATATGTTTTGAGCGTCTATTAATTACACCATTATTAATGAGTTTTATAGCACTTTGATTGTCTACAAACAGTTTCACTTTCACTTTATCACACAAAAGTTCTTCAATGAATGACTTTAGGTATAGAATATCCTTGCAACATTCTGCTGCAGCGATGTACTCTGCTTCAGTCGTGGATAAAGCAACTATAGGTTGTTTTCTTGTACACCAGGTAATTGGACAACCacagaaatatattatgtatcctGTAGTGCTTCTTCTTGTCTCTGGGTCACCTGCATAGTCAAAGTCACAGTATGCGGTAAGTTCTAGATCTTTTTCTTCCTTCTTGTATTCTAGTCCTTTATCTTTTGTCCCTTTTAGGTATCTTAGTATTCTTTTTATCGTCGTCACATCATTTTCAGTTGGATTTTCAACATTCCTGCTGCACTGGTTGACAGCAAAGCTTATGTCTGGTCTAGTTTTGTTGGATATGTATGTGAGACTTCCTAATAATTGTCTGTAAGGAAATGTTATGTTCTTGTCTGATTTTTCTCTTTTAATTGTTTCCATAGGTGTCTGTATTATCTTAGCATCTTTCATGTTATAGTCTTCTAGTAAATTTTCAATGAACTTTTCTTGTTTTAACTTCAGATCTCTCTTTGTATGTATTATCTCCATTCCAATATATTTATctggatttttatttatttttgtttggaaTCTTTTTCCTATTTTTCTTAATAGCTTATCTATGGCTTCTTCACTTTTTCCGATTATAATACCATCGTCTACATGAATTCCCAAATAAATGGTTTCTTCTTTGTTCTTGAAAATACATGGTTCTGTTTCTAGTTGTAATAATCCTTCATCCTTCAGGAAATTGGTCATTGTGGTATTCCATTTCAGCGGAGCTTGCTtcataccatcatcatcatcaatttaagagccacgctcttgtcggtgtagcattttccattccagtctatcaaaggccaattccttgacttccctataagacacgacgttaaccttttctttaatctgttccatgtaagctcttcttggtcttccccttcctctctttccttctagctttccttctatgatgtttttaatgaacatACCATACAAGGCCTTTTTTAGTTTGCATATGCCTTTCATTTCCATTCCTTCTGGTGGGTACATGTATATCTCTTCATCTATTTCTCCATAGAGGAAGGCTGTCTTTATGTCGAAAGATTTTATGTAATAGCCATTTTTAGCAGCGAGTACAAATAGAATTCTGAGTGGGCTGCTGTTAATTACAGGACTAAAAGTCTCATTGTAATCAATTCCTTCTTGTTGTTCAAATCCTCGGATTACCAGTCTTGCTTTTTATTTTCcatcttcttttattttcaggACCCATTTGttacttaatattttctttccttttacTACATCTTTGTTTACTTCTTTCCATACATTATTTTCTAATAGAGATttcttttcttcattaattgCTTCTT
This window encodes:
- the LOC126380883 gene encoding uncharacterized protein LOC126380883, translated to MTNFLKDEGLLQLETEPCIFKNKEETIYLGIHVDDGIIIGKSEEAIDKLLRKIGKRFQTKINKNPDKYIGMEIIHTKRDLKLKQEKFIENLLEDYNMKDAKIIQTPMETIKREKSDKNITFPYRQLLGSLTYISNKTRPDISFAVNQCSRNVENPTENDVTTIKRILRYLKGTKDKGLEYKKEEKDLELTAYCDFDYAVAHFFGIQRHTGSLQVLANNDQAHASSPFNAEYCACDGSANKRTNTTKCGVGAFVKFTGLCYCA